GGCTGCTGAGGTTGCACTCTTTGCTCGGGGACTATTACCAAGCCATCAAAGTGTTAGAGAACATTGAGCTCAACAAGAAGGTACCACCTACTAGCGTGTTAAGTGAATTGGTCTCTTGTCTTCAGTCTTTAACATGGTCTTGTCTTTTCTCATGCAGAGTATGTACTCTCGTGTTCCCGAGTGTCAGATCACAACCTATTACTATGTGGGCTTTGCCTATCTGATGATGAGGCGTTACCAGGACGCCATTCGAGTGTTTGCCAACATTCTGCTCTACATCCAGAGGACGAGAAATATGTTCCAGAGGTCAACGTACAAGTATGAGATGGTGAGTCCCAAACAGATTTTTACGACAAGTGGTTGATGGGCTTTCAATCGCCACAAAATAGCATACAGTCttccctcgtttatagcggttaattggttacagacctaaccacgataaattaatttctgatgttaaatggaatgttttcattgttcatggcatagaaaacctggttatgactttctaaatagggTTTAGAACATTATTAAATCCCCGTAGGCATGATATAACAtgcctatagtcactttttcaCTTCTATTATTGTTTAAATCACATTGTGCAATGGTTATGCTCCAAGGTCTCGAAAGGCtggctagcgagctaaccagttagccttaaATTTATtacttctaaacttaagaagcaaAAAGCTGAGCCCTTCTAAACTGAATGGGAGGAGTGACCTATTGACCAGAATACGACATTTCACTTgtttttcaatatgttttgactaattgACAAGCCAATAGCGTTGGCGTGCGGTGTGTTCATGGACATCGGGTCATTacactatttttgtttttgcaaagaCCCCATGATCCACAGTGTATGGATGTCCTCAAACACATTTACTTGAAACATTTGCTTTGTAAAACCCACTTGTAGTAGGAAGAAGTGGGAAAAAATAGACACTTTGTGTTTGTGCTTCTAGATCAACAAACAGAACGAGCAGATGCACGGTCTGCTGGCCATTGCACTCACCATGTATCCGATGCGCATTGATGAGAGCATCCACACGCAGCTGAGGGACAAGTATGGCGACAAGATGCTGCGTATGCAGAAAGGGTGAGAGTATTAGACATTTGCTTTTTATTGTGTACACAGTCGGTGTGTCATGCATAAGCCAGAAAATAGAACAAATCAAAACAATTTCTGTTTTGCCCCTTTAAGTTATACTTGCACTAGGCAATTTGTACCATCTGTACCATCTGCACCAATGAGAGTGCTTTCCTGTCCCCAGTTATCATTGGAAGAGGTGATATGGTTGCTCATGTACATACATGTGTCAGATGTGTTTTATTTCACCATGAATGTTCTTTTCCCACCTCAGAGATCTACAGGTGTTTAAGGAGTTGTTCAGCTTCGCCTGCCCCAAGTTTTTGTCTCCAGTGGTGCCCAACTACGACAACGTCACCGCCAACTACCACAAGGAGCCTTTCGAGCAGCAGCAGAAGGTCTTTGCAGAGGAGGTGCAGCAGCAGGCTCAACTCTCCACCATTCGCAGGTGACACCTATTCACCGACTTTGCGGTAGACTAAGATTGAGCGGTATATTGAGTTTTTgacaatatatacattatacaagATATAGGATGATGCAATACCAGTGAATACAGGTATaagttatttttgacagatgTGCTTATGGGTTTGCCTACTCCCCATGTGTCTGCAAATGGTGCCCCGCTCAGCCCCAGTTTCCTTAAAATCTGTATCCGGCCCATGCCTAGTCTTAACCCTGTGGGCTGTGCTGCAGGGTAGGAATTGAATCTTAGAATGGCATTTTGTTTTACTCCAGTTTCCTGAAGCTGTACACCACAATGCCCGTGGCCAAGCTGGCAGGATTTCTGGACATGACTGAACAGGACTTTCGGATTCAGCTACTTGTCTTCAAGCACAAGATGAAGAACTTGGTGTGGACCAGTGGCATCTCCGCTCTGGATGGAGAGTTCCAGTCAGCTTCTGAGGTGGACTTTTACATTGACAAGGTGCGTAGGTCTTGGCCTAACATAGCATGACTAGCTTCTCAAGTGTTGGTGCTTTACTTCTATTAAaggaaaacttaaaaaaaatgtttgcccatccacaatccttagttgaacacatttctttcactTTGCTGTGCATTTTTACAAGAGAAAAATGAGTTATgacctagctaacaatgcacttcATTGGGACCTACCTACTGCATTTCCACTACCGAATACCTCTGATAACATCTTATCGTTTGATAttcatgctgtgatcatgcattaagtACATTGATAacgtaatacttacagtagCTTGTCGTATTTTTGATTTGCTAGGCACATTGATTTTACATACTAGCCAAGGAGCTTACACTACTTCTGTCAATAGCAGAAGCACAGAAATGCCAATAACACAATGTCCACTGTCATTGGGGTgactgtgtcttccagcacaagacttcaggtaaaaaaaaaatgctgacaacaAATATTTAGTAGTATCTACTCTTCCGTCCGTCGAATAGTAGTGGCTTTAGATGTTGTTACTACATCAAatagttttttgtgttagctgctacaataacaaccTCGCTGAGTCAAAATGAGTGCCTCCACTGACGTGCAATGTTAGCTGGCTTATGCTAGCTCGTTTTCTATTGTTAGATcccacagaaaagggaaataaatatgtcttcatgttttatataaggattgtggatgatgggcaaaattccccccaaaaagtttCCCTGGAAAGCCCATACTAGTCTATACTAAAGCCTATACTCGCCACTTTGATGATTGCTGTCCTTGAAAGGGTAAAATCTAAGAGTGAGTTAAAGTTCGGGGTACCAACAAGAATGTTTGATCTCCCTACATATCTTTAGGATATGATCCACATAGCGGACACTAAGGTGGCTCGTCGCTATGGAGACTTTTTCATCAGACAGATTCACAAGTTTGAGGAGGTGAGTTGTGTTGTAAGGTGAACTCTTAGAATGACTCAAATACATCAAATGTGTCGATTTGTCTTGTTCACAGCCTTTGGTCAGTTTCTGTGCTCTCAGTTTTACACCCGTCTCTTTTCACAGCTGAATCGGACACTGAAGAAGATGCCAGCGAGCAGCACCACAACCACATCTGGAAGCGCCACGAGCCGATGAATATGACCCTCCCTTCCAGGTGTCTCAAAATCGGTGGATGACTTTTCTATACAACTTGGAAATAAATCAATGGATTTGGTGTGGTTACAAACTCTctcttttgtgtttatttttacaaccACTAGATGGCAATACTTTCTAGGCTGTGCCACTGGCTGACGTTCAACATTTTCTTTCCACTTGCTAgtttacaatacaaatatttgtatagacgtcttttttacttgttttaaatcatgaagaaaatgtttttgCATTCCCATCATCCTGTCCACCAATGTGACAGACttgcatattttattatcaCAGATCTCAGGGCTGGTGACAGTAATgacaaagaaaataagaaatcatgaaatggaaatataaaaattaactttaaaaacacaccacTCATCAGAAACACTGtcatagaaaagaaaaaacacgaTTGCACAATTTACACATACTCCAACAGACATAATAATCACCTGCCTGTCAGTCAGCAGGCATTCGTCTTTAAAAATACCTTCacttcaatattttttcttaaaataaaaaaataaagcaaatattgCTCTACTTGAGCATGACTAACTCCCTTCTGGTGGCAGTGTAAATCTTTGTGGGCATGCTGCCATCTTCATATGACAAATACGATTCATACTTGTTTCATTTATCAGACTTTGTTAAACTACTGACATTGCCATATCATTGCTTCCATACCCCGCCATCtttaaagggactgtatgcagCAGGTTCATCCAGGTGCCTAGAGCGCGCcaacattgaaaaaaacattacagtATATCCCACCTCTTCCTGCTGTGAGTAcgaaacacgcacacacactcattcagCTTGTCAGTTCATGACAGCATTTTGACAAATTAACTCTAGCTTCCATTGAATGTATGGCCTATAATAACCATACAATCACTTCATATTGGTGGTCGCTTCTATGTATTTGCACACGCTATGGACAATAATTGACATATAACTGATTATTTTTACGCCGTTtgatttgtatatattttttaaccactattggtaacatatgctagTCGGTGGTGGTGGTCTTATATttttgggtttaaaaaaaaataaaggtaaTTTGGAGCAAGTTGCATATAGTCCCTTTTAAGAGGTCTCCCATGTATGCCACAAACATGCTTAAGACGGAAAAGTGGACCCGCATGTTGCCTCTTGGCCAGTTGTTTATTGATCCAACTACTTCCACAAAGCAGatggaaaatgttatttttcaagcATCACTGGGTATTTTGAGGCGTCGCGGTTGACTGCATCATCGCATTTCCAACAtcactaaaataaaaatcttcATATTCCATCTGCACTCCACCAACACTGTTTTTACACTTGCAAATAAACTCAGAATATGATTAGGAATTTGAATATTCATTGTCCCATTGAAGGCCATTCGCTGGTCTGAGTGTGAGGAGCTTCTATTTTTTTTCGagtgtgtgcatttgtgttgGTGTGAGTTGATGCAGTCCAAGTGTGCCTTCAGAAGAACAAGTCAGAAAGCAGCACCTTTTAGTTGTACAAGTCTCTTCCTGTAGGATTCTTTATCCATTGTGATCTTTGGATGAAAGTTGATGACATGCTGATCCACCGATTACACTCCTTCAGAAGCTGCTCTTGAAGCACAACCCAGTTAAACCAACCCAACTGTTGAGGGACAAAACCACTCGCGCAGTGGTCCTCCTCAGGTCTTGGTCATGCCTTCCCAACAGGGTCAGGGTGGCGGTGTGgagacacaagcacacacacttgAGTCATGATTGAGCTCAGACCAGCGAGGCCTCGGCTAGTCATAACTCGGTGATCTCCAGAGGGCTCTGCGTTATCTCCCCGTCCTTGTGACGATGCATCGGAGTTGACTTAGCCGACTCGGTGCGGGCGTTGCGCTCTGAATAAAGTCCACCGTCCGCATTTAGAGCCTCTAAAGAACGTGCCAGAGCTCGCTGGTCGTCCTCTGGCAGGCTGTTGAGGTCGGAGGTGAGCAGAGTACCCGTGCTGCCGTGGACCACGTGCACACCTTCCGGTCCCTTCAACTCCACAGGAAGCTTGTGTTTGAAGCGCAGTGTTCCGCGACCGCCTATGCTCACACGCTCATCCTCGTCATCGTCCAGATCACTCTGGATCAGCTGATGGTGGAGTGCAAGAGCGGAGAGAAAGGAAATGTGACATTAAATGAGGCCTCTACATCATAGAAACTGTAAAAGAAAAGTGTAAAAGAAGAAACCCAAAAGAAGGAAAACATGAACGTTGTAGGAGCGCTAACCTCAAGTCCATCAACTCGATAATAAAGTTCATGGTTCATTGTTGGTAATACCATTTGAAATCATTATTTTAATCCAGGCATTTTCTGCATTATAACATCATTGTGAAAAGCAGCAGGTTCCATTTTAGtatcatttgtcattattttggaTACTGTTTTGGCAGGTTTTGATGTcaagttcatttgttcattcattttctaccg
The window above is part of the Doryrhamphus excisus isolate RoL2022-K1 chromosome 20, RoL_Dexc_1.0, whole genome shotgun sequence genome. Proteins encoded here:
- the eif3s6ip gene encoding eukaryotic translation initiation factor 3 subunit L, translating into MSYHDDEDHDPYAHPNDYDLHTGDPKADLAYERQYEQQTYHVIPEVIKNFLQYFHKTISDLIDQKVYELQSNRVSSESIEQKIYEIQDVYENSWNKLTDRFFKTSPWPEAGSISSLVGNDAVFLILYKELYYRHIYAKVSGGPTLDQRFESYYNYCNLFNYILNADGPAPLELPNQWLWDIIDEFIYQFQSFSQYRCKTANKLDEDIEFLRNNPKIWNVHSVLNVLHSLVDKSNINRQLEVYTSGGDPESVAGEYGRHSLYKMLGYFSLVGLLRLHSLLGDYYQAIKVLENIELNKKSMYSRVPECQITTYYYVGFAYLMMRRYQDAIRVFANILLYIQRTRNMFQRSTYKYEMINKQNEQMHGLLAIALTMYPMRIDESIHTQLRDKYGDKMLRMQKGDLQVFKELFSFACPKFLSPVVPNYDNVTANYHKEPFEQQQKVFAEEVQQQAQLSTIRSFLKLYTTMPVAKLAGFLDMTEQDFRIQLLVFKHKMKNLVWTSGISALDGEFQSASEVDFYIDKDMIHIADTKVARRYGDFFIRQIHKFEELNRTLKKMPASSTTTTSGSATSR